The following proteins come from a genomic window of Hymenobacter canadensis:
- a CDS encoding ribonucleoside-diphosphate reductase small subunit has product MEPLLTENPNRFVLFPIQHNDVWQMYKKAEASFWTAEEIDLSQDQKDWEALSDNERHFISHVLAFFAASDGIVNENLAVNFMQEVQMAEARCFYGFQVMMENIHSETYSLLIDTYIKDPKQKDYLFNALETVPCVKKKGDWAIKWINSENFTERLIAFAAVEGIFFSGSFCSIFWLKKRGLMPGLTFSNELISRDEGLHCDFACLLYKDHLQNKLPEARVHEIIQDAVQIEQEFVTDALPVNLIGMNAKTMSQYIEFVADRLLESLGYSKIYGASNPFDFMEMISLQGKTNFFEKRVAEYQKAGVMSERTENAFSLDEDF; this is encoded by the coding sequence ATGGAACCGTTGCTCACTGAGAATCCCAACCGATTTGTCCTCTTCCCCATCCAGCACAACGACGTGTGGCAGATGTACAAGAAGGCGGAAGCCTCGTTCTGGACGGCCGAGGAAATTGACCTCTCCCAGGACCAGAAAGACTGGGAAGCCCTCAGCGACAACGAGCGGCACTTTATCAGCCACGTGCTGGCCTTCTTTGCAGCTTCCGACGGCATCGTGAACGAGAACCTGGCGGTGAACTTCATGCAGGAAGTGCAGATGGCTGAGGCCCGCTGCTTCTATGGCTTCCAGGTGATGATGGAAAACATCCACTCCGAAACCTACTCGCTGCTGATCGACACATATATCAAAGACCCCAAGCAGAAGGATTACCTCTTCAACGCCCTGGAAACGGTGCCGTGCGTGAAGAAGAAGGGCGACTGGGCCATCAAGTGGATCAACTCGGAGAACTTCACCGAGCGCCTAATTGCTTTTGCGGCGGTGGAAGGCATCTTCTTCTCGGGCTCGTTCTGCAGCATTTTCTGGCTGAAGAAGCGCGGCCTGATGCCCGGCCTCACGTTCTCCAACGAGCTGATTTCCCGCGACGAAGGCCTACACTGCGACTTCGCCTGCCTGCTCTACAAAGACCACCTGCAGAACAAGCTGCCCGAAGCCCGCGTGCACGAAATCATCCAGGACGCCGTGCAGATTGAGCAGGAGTTCGTGACCGATGCGCTGCCCGTGAACCTGATTGGCATGAATGCCAAGACGATGAGCCAGTACATCGAGTTTGTGGCCGACCGCCTGCTGGAATCGTTGGGCTACAGCAAGATCTACGGCGCCTCCAATCCCTTCGACTTCATGGAAATGATTTCGCTGCAGGGCAAAACCAACTTCTTCGAGAAGCGTGTGGCCGAGTACCAGAAGGCCGGCGTGATGAGCGAGCGAACCGAAAACGCCTTCTCGCTGGACGAGGACTTTTAA
- a CDS encoding RibD family protein, which translates to MKPHVICHMMSSLDGRIILSRWGAKPNTQEYETTAATFGADAWLVGRVTMEKDFTDGLAPDLQPAPEPLPRTDYVAEHGATSFAVAIDAHGKLGWESAAIDDDHVISVLTEQVSDEYLAYLRRVGVSYVFGGAQELDLALVLDKLGELFPIKTLLLEGGGHVNGSLLRAGLIDELSLLHYPVVDGAASSPTMFEQGEQPGPPRQFALLSVEQRPGGILWLRYKAGPAG; encoded by the coding sequence ATGAAACCGCACGTAATCTGCCACATGATGAGCTCCCTCGATGGGCGCATCATCCTCAGCCGCTGGGGCGCCAAACCCAACACCCAGGAGTACGAAACTACCGCCGCCACCTTCGGGGCCGATGCCTGGCTGGTGGGCCGCGTCACGATGGAAAAGGACTTCACCGACGGCCTCGCCCCCGACCTGCAGCCCGCCCCCGAGCCCCTGCCCCGCACCGACTACGTGGCCGAACACGGCGCCACCTCGTTTGCGGTGGCAATAGATGCACACGGCAAGCTGGGCTGGGAGTCGGCCGCCATCGACGACGACCACGTCATCAGTGTCCTCACCGAGCAGGTCAGCGACGAGTATCTGGCCTATTTGCGCCGGGTGGGCGTATCGTACGTGTTCGGCGGGGCCCAGGAGCTGGATCTGGCGCTGGTGCTGGACAAGCTGGGGGAGCTGTTTCCCATCAAAACGCTGCTGCTGGAAGGCGGCGGCCACGTCAACGGCTCCTTGCTGCGCGCCGGCCTGATAGACGAGCTGAGCCTCCTGCACTACCCGGTGGTGGACGGCGCGGCCTCCTCGCCCACCATGTTCGAGCAGGGCGAGCAGCCCGGCCCACCCCGGCAGTTTGCGCT
- a CDS encoding ribonucleoside-diphosphate reductase subunit alpha, translating to MLVLKRDGRRESVKFDKVTARIEKLCYGLNQNFISPIEVAKKVIDGIYDGVTTVELDNLAAETAASLTTKHPDYAILAARIAVSNLHKVTSKSFSSTMKRLHTYEDPKTGENASLVAQDVWEIVHAHAATLDSAIIYDRDYNYDYFGFKTLERSYLLRLDGKVVERPQHMLMRVAIGIHKEDIAAAIETYELMSERWFTHATPTLFNAGTPKPQLSSCFLLTMKDDSIEGIYDTLKNCALISQSAGGIGLAVHNVRATGTYIKGTNGTSNGLVPMLKVFNDTARYVDQGGGKRKGAFAIYLEPWHADIIDFLDLKKNHGKEEMRARDLFFALWTPDLFMKRVEQNGDWTLMCPHECPGLDTTYGEEFEKLYQKYEREGKGRRTMKAQELWFAILESQTETGTPYMLFKDAANSKSNQKNLGTIKSSNLCTEIMEYTDENEIAVCNLASLALPRYVRPDDAGNLFFDHKKLYDVTYHATLNLNKVIDINYYPVIEAERSNRRHRPIGLGVQGLADTFIALRMPFESDEASGLNKDIFETIYFAAMTASKDLAMRDGHYETFPGSPLSEGKFQFDLWNVQPDSGRWDWDTLRAQVMEHGVRNSLLVAPMPTASTAQILGNNESFEPYTSNIYVRRVLSGEFMVVNKHLLKDLVKLGLWNEQMKNAIIAANGSVQDIPTIPQNIKDLYKTVWEISQRRIIDMSADRGAYICQSQSLNLHVLNVNFGKLTSMHFHSWKKGLKTGMYYLRTKAAADAIKFTVQKQAAETLEPLNVSAQNASDMACSLDDPDGCEACGS from the coding sequence ATGTTGGTACTCAAACGCGACGGCCGCCGCGAATCCGTGAAGTTCGATAAGGTTACGGCCCGCATCGAGAAGCTTTGCTACGGTCTCAACCAGAACTTCATTTCCCCGATTGAGGTAGCCAAAAAGGTTATCGACGGTATCTACGATGGCGTGACCACCGTGGAGCTCGACAACCTGGCCGCTGAAACCGCTGCCTCGCTCACCACCAAGCACCCCGACTACGCCATCCTGGCCGCGCGCATTGCCGTGAGCAACCTGCACAAGGTCACCAGCAAGTCGTTCAGCAGCACCATGAAGCGGCTGCACACCTACGAGGACCCCAAGACCGGCGAAAACGCTTCCCTCGTGGCCCAGGACGTGTGGGAAATCGTGCACGCTCACGCCGCTACGCTGGATTCGGCCATCATCTACGACCGGGACTATAACTACGACTACTTCGGCTTCAAGACGCTGGAGCGCAGCTACCTGCTCCGCTTGGATGGCAAGGTGGTGGAGCGGCCCCAGCACATGCTGATGCGCGTGGCCATTGGCATCCACAAGGAGGATATTGCCGCCGCCATTGAAACCTACGAGCTGATGAGCGAGCGGTGGTTCACGCACGCCACGCCTACGCTGTTCAACGCCGGCACGCCCAAGCCCCAGCTCAGCTCCTGCTTCCTGCTCACGATGAAGGACGACTCCATCGAGGGCATTTACGACACGCTGAAGAACTGTGCGTTGATTTCGCAGAGCGCCGGCGGGATTGGCCTGGCCGTGCACAATGTGCGCGCCACCGGCACCTACATCAAAGGCACCAACGGCACCTCCAACGGCCTCGTGCCCATGTTGAAGGTGTTCAACGACACGGCCCGCTACGTGGACCAGGGCGGCGGCAAGCGCAAAGGCGCCTTCGCCATCTACCTGGAGCCCTGGCACGCCGACATCATCGACTTCCTGGACCTCAAGAAAAACCACGGCAAGGAGGAGATGCGTGCCCGCGACCTGTTCTTCGCCCTCTGGACGCCCGACCTGTTCATGAAGCGCGTGGAGCAGAACGGCGACTGGACCCTGATGTGCCCCCACGAGTGCCCCGGCCTGGATACCACCTACGGTGAGGAGTTCGAGAAGCTCTACCAGAAGTATGAGCGCGAAGGCAAAGGCCGCCGCACCATGAAGGCCCAGGAGCTATGGTTCGCCATTCTGGAAAGCCAGACCGAGACCGGCACGCCCTACATGCTGTTCAAGGACGCCGCCAACAGCAAGAGCAACCAGAAAAACCTCGGCACCATCAAGAGCTCCAACCTCTGCACCGAGATTATGGAGTACACCGACGAGAACGAAATTGCCGTGTGCAACCTCGCCTCGCTGGCCCTCCCCCGCTACGTGCGCCCCGACGACGCCGGCAATCTGTTCTTCGACCATAAGAAGCTCTACGACGTTACGTACCACGCCACGCTGAACCTGAACAAGGTTATCGACATCAATTACTACCCCGTGATTGAGGCCGAGCGCAGCAACCGCCGCCACCGCCCCATCGGGCTGGGCGTGCAAGGGCTGGCCGATACGTTCATTGCCCTGCGCATGCCGTTCGAGAGCGACGAAGCCAGCGGCCTGAACAAGGACATCTTCGAGACCATCTACTTCGCGGCCATGACGGCCTCCAAGGACCTGGCCATGCGCGACGGCCACTACGAAACCTTCCCGGGCTCGCCGCTGAGCGAAGGCAAATTCCAGTTCGACCTCTGGAACGTGCAGCCCGACTCCGGCCGCTGGGATTGGGACACACTGCGCGCCCAGGTGATGGAGCACGGCGTGCGCAACTCGCTGCTGGTAGCGCCCATGCCGACGGCCTCCACGGCCCAGATTCTGGGTAACAACGAGTCGTTTGAGCCCTACACCTCCAACATCTATGTGCGCCGCGTGCTGAGCGGCGAGTTCATGGTGGTGAACAAGCACCTGCTGAAAGACCTGGTGAAGCTGGGCCTGTGGAACGAGCAGATGAAGAACGCCATCATTGCCGCCAACGGCTCGGTGCAGGACATCCCCACCATCCCGCAGAACATCAAGGACCTGTACAAAACGGTGTGGGAGATTTCGCAGCGCCGCATCATTGATATGTCGGCCGACCGGGGCGCCTACATCTGCCAGAGCCAGAGCCTGAACCTGCACGTGCTGAACGTGAACTTCGGCAAGCTCACCAGCATGCACTTCCACTCGTGGAAGAAGGGCCTGAAAACCGGCATGTACTACCTGCGCACCAAAGCCGCCGCCGACGCCATCAAGTTCACGGTGCAGAAGCAAGCCGCCGAGACCCTGGAGCCGCTGAACGTATCGGCCCAGAACGCCTCCGACATGGCCTGCTCCCTGGATGATCCGGACGGCTGCGAGGCTTGCGGGTCGTAA